In the Salmo trutta chromosome 13, fSalTru1.1, whole genome shotgun sequence genome, acgttGATTGACATCTGCACTGTCATGCAGTAAAGATGTGTATGGGGAGATCGTTTATATATAGCCGCGCGTCCGGGCACATTGTACTCAGCTCATAATAACCACTCTGAAGCGCACTGCGCGGCTCAAGTTGAAGGCAACTGTAGTTAGTGCTGCTCAGGGATAGAACAAAGCAAGCCTGTTCCGAAAACGGAAAACTAAAATGCACCAATAAATCGCTTGAAGACACCCAACTCTCAAGTTTGAACTGGTTTCATTTTGATATTTTGAGTTAATATTTGGGCACAGTGCGAAAGCCAAGCACATCGGGAAATCATGCACTGTCAAGCCGAGTTAAGACTCTCCTCCCCGGTACAGCTGAAAGCAGCCAGGCGTCGCTACAAGACTTTTATGATTGACGAAATCCTTTCCAAGGAAACTTGTGATTACTTTGAGAAACTTTCTCTTTACTCAGTATGCCCTTCACTCGTCGTTAGGCCTAAACCTCTGCACTCATGTTCGGGTAAGTGAATATGCTTGAACTCTGTCAACTCAAGGGATGCTGATGAATGCATAATGGTGTTAATGGTTTATATATAATATTTCTATGCATGCAGTGAATGCTAATCATCATTGTATTAAAACTACATCTGATTTTGTTTATCATGAACAAAGTGAGTTATAGGCATATTCTTATTATTCTTCTGTAACGTTCAGGCTATCGTCCATCATGTGTCTACTCATATCACGAAATACATAAGGCTAATGATTATATTAGGAGTATTGAGAAAATATCTTACATTCAATTGTCAGTAGAGACCATAACATGACGCAACACACCTGTGCAGAATCTATTACATGTCAAATAACAGCTTTAGAGAAATTGAGCTGCATTTGCATGACTTTATTTTCGATAAATCTACTCTAATATAAGCAAATAAGGAACAGGGACAGGTCCAGAATCACATTAGACGTCATGATTGTCAATGAATGTTTAACAATGCAAGACAACAATGCTATAGACATGGACCATGTGTAAAATGAACTCAGGCGACTGGCCTGACTTGCACTTCTACTCATGGTGGTCCTTTATATTCGTGTTAGGCCTATATAGGTCTATATTGATCAAAGGTCTATATTATGGTGAATACTATTGTGATAGCCTGCTATTTACAGAGATTTTGTCATGTAACTTTAACCTGTGAAATTATGAAATCAAAAACAccaaataaatgcaacatgtacagTAGATTTAATTTAGACCCCAGTGTTTTAGTAACTTATTTGTTAGACTTGATAGTTTTAATTTCCTTTTAAAACAGCAGATATGATTGAAGCTTTTTCCAACCCAAAACATTATTTCACAGTTTAACAGTAATTTCCATGTTATTTCATTCACAATTAAAACCTAATGCACTGGGAcctataacatttatttaacaattccTCAATATACTGTCTCACAAGCAATCAGCAAATCCCTCCAATCAGTCTAGACTATTAGTCTAATATATTACTCTGACATTCAGATCATTATCAGCATCAGTCTTTTATGTTCATGTTAAAGATACAGGATGAACCAAGTCCCAGTGTTGTAATCAAGGCGGTTTGTAAAGTGAAACCTGGTTCCCCGTTAATTATGTTGACACTGTTAACTTAACATATTCTCTTCTGACAAAAGACACATAAACTCAGAACACACAACAACCAACCCTGCACTTAGTTGAACAGCAGGCTTTTGGTTTCTAGagccctaaccactaggccactTGTCCTCATTCAGAACGATTAATGTGGGCGCTGTGCTAAACCCAGAGCCTTGCCTAATTACTTTTACTGCTGCCACTTTGCATTTACTGAAGCATGGGCAAGGCCCTCTACCTAACTCTCTTTCTGTGTATATGGGGGTGCAAGATGTGGCCAGAGGTTTGATATTGGTGAGGGCAGGTACATGGTGGTTAGTATGTCATCACTGATGGACATTTGTCTGCCTGACACTACAGTTCATTGTGCAAACACCATGAAAGTTTACAGTATGCTGATAAAGTGTGCAAGTCAGGCCCAATGACCTTTATTCATAGAAGTATGTTGCTTTGTGAAGAGAGATTCATTGCAATTGTCATCTCGTAAATTGCAGCACAACTCATAATTTCATGGGTTACGTGCACTTGATCCAACTGTTTCAGTGAGGAAGACTACCTTCATTCTTCATTCAGTATCTCGAAAGGCCAATCAAAACAaataattattgtataaaataatTATTGCATGTTCTTCCTTAATCAATACAAGCAGATTTGAAAAAGCACAAAACAAAACATTGTCACAAAGTGTGAAGACACAGATAATGCTTTGTTTACAAATCATCTAGCAGCACTAGatttgacctgttcaccggacgtgctacctgttccagacctgctgttttcaactctctagagacagcaggagcggtagagagactctcaaagatcggctatgaaaaagccaactgacacttactcttgagttgctgacttgttgcaccctcgacaactactatgattattattatttgaccatgctggtaatttatgaacatttgaacatcttggccatgtgctgctATAATCTCcatctggcacagccagaagaggactggccacccctcatagcctggttcctctctaggtttcttcctaggttttggcctttctagggagtttttcctagccactgtgcttctacatctgcattgcttgctgtttggggtttttaggctgggtttctgtacagcactttgagatatcagttgatgtaagaagggctatataaatacatttgattcgatttgatttgatttctctaaatcatcatcaacatcaactCCTTTTTCTTCCCACTTATCACGGCTTACTAACTGTCATTTAAAGACAATTACTGTTGTTCTGCAGTCAGTCATAAAAGCTTTCACCACTGTGTTATAATTATACAGGGGATTGACAAATTCATTTTCCTAAAATGCATTTGGCATGAAAGACTATCACATTTTTGTCCTTCAAATGCAGCAGCATTTCTAAATCCATTCTTAATGGGTTATCCTGCTGTTATGAGTCAAAACAACATTGACTACTGCTTTCTCAAGTAACTATTATGATAATTgcctaaactatgaaataatagcCGCTGCAATTTGATGATGACAGTGACAAAGGTATAAATAGCAGGCGATGTGTGGTTTAGGTGTGTGCCAGAGGGCACTATAAAGGGTTTTGGCAACCctgggatggatggatagagtaACCAGCCCACCACCACTTATTCGTAGCTGAGGAGGTGTGAGACACAGTATAGTCCCGCACTTCAATGGCTTGTAACGCTCAATATAGAAGCTGGCAGGCTTATAGGCCCAGGGCCAGCGAAAGGCCATTGGCCTGATGTGGTCCCCATCAGTGAAAGTGGACTCTATATTTTTACAGTGTGGAGCTTCTGCTCCAGCAGTTACCAGTAGAGGCTGCTATAGGACAGTGGTGCTGGGCAGGCAACAAACCAGGCTGTGAGGCCTGGAGGGCTTATACCCAAATTAACAGCTGTTTGTTTGTTCTTGATGTAATATGGCATCAACTAGTAGGATGCCACTCAACATGTCAACAAAGCGATTACTCCTCTCTTTGATCCGGCAACCCTCTCTGTTCTGTGATGATTTTGTCTGTCACAGATCacgcctctctgctccctgctttACGTTTCACAACGGTCCATTTACCTGTGCCAAGCCAAATGCCCTTACGACAGTGTACACAGTAAAACCAGTTGATGAGCTCAGAGCGTATTCTCTGCTCTCGTTTTGTGCCTTGTAAAACTACAGGAGTGATAGACCTGCTAGACAGACCTGACCTCCAGCAGAACATTACCTTGCAGGGGAGCAGTGAACAGTGTAATGGCAGGTTACAATATTTCATTTGGAGTCTTATCTCTCAGCAGAACCCAAGGCAAGGCTTTTAGTTGGATTTCTGTAAGGAGGTGAGAGAGATAAAGATCAACTCCGGCGTAATCTCACATGACAGCGCGATGAAAAACGGCCAAATAGGAGGGTGTGGACCTCGAGTTGCCCAGGTACTGCAGCATAGTCCTACGCCACCGCTGAGGGTTTAGGGAAGAAGCAGGGAGAGCCAAGGGTTTTCATCCCATTTTAACAGTTAATCCACCACAGACAATAAGGCCTGCTATTAACTATGAGGCTAGCTTGAGGAGTAGGATCATGTCTCTGTTAACACAGTAAGTATTGACCCATGCAACcaccacacacatgcacgcttacacacacacacacacacacacacacaccacacacacacacacacacacacacacacacacacacacacaccatttttaCAGTAGATTGCACTGCACGCTGCACTGCACACACAATGCCGTCGTATTGAAAATGAGAAAATAGCATCACAACACTACACATAACATTCTAGAAACATCAAAACATCTCATGAAACCCAAATTTGAGTTGAAATTGGCACTTAACTGGTCTGATCTGTGAGAGTTGAAACAGATTAAAAAGCAGCATACACTGTTGCCCATCCCATCCCTGCAGTGTTTGACTTGGGCTGGCTTGGCAAGATGGCTGTTGAGTGAAGAAATATATGTCTAATGTAACACTTCTCAACCTGTCACCACATGATGTACCCAAAGCAATACATGTTGCTGTAGGTTCATTTGGCCTCTGAGTGCCAAGTCTTGAATCATCATCTTGGAATCCAATTAAACAAAGAGAAAAGGTGCAGAAAATAAGGAGTAAAAAGCAAACAACCAATGAGCTTGTTGCTGGAGATTTCACTGCAAACAGTAAAATGGTGACTCATTCTACTGAGTAACTGCCATTGTCAAAGCCTTCAAATGATaaacagtaccagttaaaagtttgcatacacctactcattcaagggtttttctttatttttactattttctacattgtagaataatagtgaagacatcaaaactatgaaataacacatatggatcatgtagtaatgaaaaaagtgttaaacaaatcaaaatatatgttatacttgagattcttcaaagtagccaccctttgccttgatgacagctttgcacactcttggcattctctgaatcagcttcatgaggtagtcacctggaatgcatttcattttaacaggtgtgccttcttaaaagttaataaGTAGAATATCTTTCATTCATAATGCGTTtaaaccaatcagttgtgttgtgacaaggtacagtgagggaaaaaagtatttgatcccctgctgattttgtacgtttgcccactgacaaagaaatgatcagtctataattttaatggtaggcttatttgaacagtgagagacagaataacaacaaaaaaatccagaaaaacacgtcaaaaatgttataaattgatttgcattttaatgagggaaataagtatttgacccctctgcaaaacatgacttagtacttggtggcaaaacccttgttggcaatcacagaggtcagacgtttcttgtagttggccaccaggtttgcacacatctcaggagggattttgacccactcctctttgcagatcttctccaagtcattaaggttttgaggctgacgtttggcaattcgaaccttcagctccctccacagattttctatgggattaaggtctggagactgtctaggccactccaggaccttaatgtgcttcttcttgagccactcctttgttgccttggccgtgtgttttgggtcattgtcatgctggaatacccatccacgacccattttcaatgccctggctgagggaaggaggttctcacccaagatttgacggtacattgccccgtccatcgtccctttgatgcggtgaagttgtcctgtccccttagcagaaaaacacccctaaagcataatgtttccacctccatgtttgacggtggggatggtgttcttggtgtgataggcagtattcctcctcctccaaacacggcgagttgagttgatgccaaagagctccattttggtctcatctgaccacaacactttcacccagttgtcctctgaatcattcagatgttcattggcaaacttcagacaggcatgtatatgtgctttcttgagcaggggtaccttgcgggcgctgcaggatttcagtccttcacggcgtagtgtgttaccaattgttttcttggtgattatggtcccagctgccttgagatcaatgacaagatcctcccatgtagttctgggctgattcctcaccgttctcatgatcattgcaactccacgaggtgagatcttgcatggagccccaggccgagggagattgacagttcttttgtgtttcttccatttgcgaataatcgcaccaactgttgtcaccttctcaccaagctgcttggcgatggtcttgtagccccttccagccttgtgtaggtctacaatcttgtccctgacatcctgggagagctctttggttttggccatggtggagagtttggaatctgattgattgattgcttctgtggacaggtgtcttttatacaggtaacaagctgagagtaggagcactccctttaagagtgtgctcctaatcttagctcgttacctgtataaaagactcctgggagccagaaatctttctgattgagagggggtcaaatacctaTTTCCCTCATAAAAACGCAAAtctatttataacatttttgacatgggtttttctggatttttttgttgttattctgtctctcacggttcaaataaacctaccattaaaattatagactgatcatttctttgtcagtaggcaaacgtacaaaatcagcaggggatcaaatacttttttccctcactgtaggtggtatacagaagacagccctatttggtaaacgaccaagcccatattatggcaagaccaGCTCAAACAAGCTAAGAGaaacggcagtccatcattacttgaagacatgaaggtcagtgtaTCTGGAaattttcaagaactttgaaagtttcttcaagtgcagtcgcaaaaaccatcaagcactttGATGAAACtaactctcatgaggaccgccacaggaaaggaagacccagagttacctctgctgcagaggaaaagttaatttgagttaactgcacctcagaaattttagcccaaataaatgcttcacagagttcaagtatctcaacatcaactgttcagaggagactgcgtgaatcaggccttcacggtTGTATTGATGGAAATAAAacactactaatggacaccaataataataagagacttgcttggaaaCACATGTAATGGAGATtataccggtggaaatctgtcatttggtctgatgagtccaaatttgagatttttggttctaaccgcagtgtctttgtgagacgcagagtaatgtgaacgaatgatctccgcatgtgtggtttccaccgagATTCATGGAgaagctttgctggtgacatggtctgtgatttatttagaattcaagacacacttaacccgCATGGCTACAACAacattctgcagagatacgccatcccatctggtttgcgcttagtgagactatcattcgtttttcaacaggacaatggcccaacccacctccaggctgtgtaagggctatttgaccaagaaggaaagtgatggagtgctgcatcagatgacctagcctccacaatcatccgacctcaactcaattgagatggtttgggatgagttggaccgcagagtgaaggaaaagcagccaacaagtgctcagcatatgtgggaactccttcaagactgttggaaaagctttccagttgaagctggttaagagaatgccaagagtgtgcaaagctgtcatcaaggcaaagggtggctattttgaagaatctaaaatctaaaatatatttagatttgtttaacacttgtttggttactacatgattccatatgtgttgttacatagttttgatctcttcactattattcaacaatgtagataagaggaaaaataaagaaaaacccttcaatgagaaggtgtgtccaaacttttgactggtactgtatataatgtaatTTAAACTCTAAAAATCTAAATTTTTAAAAACTTCAATAACGATTACATTATCGATACCGCATGATAAACAGGCATGTGTGTATCAAATGTTTCCAGCCTATTCTTGATCTATTATTAGGAAGTATTTATTCTGTAATGACTACCACAAGCACATGTGCCAGTCCGATCATTCCGATTGTGCTTGTCAAGAGTATCAGTGTGCTTTAGCATGGACAGAGTGCGCTCTCCCTGCTACACAAATGGTTTATTTGTAGGCTTTTGACCGGGCATTGGCCCTTGTCAACAATGTGTCAGATCTAGGCTCAGGAAGCCAGCTCAGTTGTCAGTGGAAAGTCATCATGAGGTCTGATTTTTTCCCTTCTGACAAGCATCCAAAAGACACAGCTGTCACAACTCTAAAGACAACCTCAAGCTCTGCATTGACAGGAGATTTCCTGAAGAACGTGAAAGAAATCAAGATGTTTCCGTTCTTGCTTTTCAATCAATCTTCTCATTTAAAGTGACAGGAACAATTCATCACTTGGACTTATTATGTTATGATATTTCTGTGTATTTTGTATTATTccataataatacaaatatatttcCGAAATATAGATATATGTGTTAAAATGTAACAGAGATAAACATGCCATTTAATAAAAAACAAGTTAGGACATCTGCACAGTTCCCCTCAGTTTGTCACAATTTCAGCATCAAAGACAGAAGTAATAtaggagagaaacagaaagagagcgaaagagaacgaaagagagaaagagaaaaagagagagagcgttgTGGAGGGAAGGAGGCATCATGTCCAGACAGCAGCAGTAGCAACGATTCTCCGAGGTGAACGATTAGTGATGAGCTCAGTGCCCTGCGATGATGTCTTGCGTGATGTCATATATATAGGGATGAGCCCGAGGTGCTGTCTGAGAGAATGGGGGATGTAGATATGGTAGGGGCAGGCTGCAGCGAGAAAtctccccccccccatcccctagTGCCATGCTCAATTACCTCCCAGACCAACCAACCCCACACCAGCTCCTATAACTGCTGAACATTACTGAAAATGTCAGAGAAAGGGGATACAAATTTAAGACAACGGTCTGCCTGGGTGTATCCTCTCAGTTGTGCGTGTTGGGTTTGAATAATATAGCTTGTCTATGTATTGGTGGAGAGATAAGAGAGGCAGATCCACCACAGGCAGTGAGGAACACACAAGGGGAAAGAGTATACTGTGTATGTAATGTGATAGCATAATGTCCTCTCTACTCCGTCATTGTattttatctctctctatatcttctTCCTATGcacatccctctctcctgccaCATAGCAGACAGAGCATTAGTTTCTATGTCAGTCTTAGTTCAGTCGTAAATTATGCCATGGGGATCTGCTGTTTATTTGAAGCCATAAGGTTTTTTCCACCAGATATTATGTTTATGCTAGAACGTCGTCCTTGGTCTTGGCTCCAGTGGGTGGCCACCCCAGACatttgttactttttattgaTTCTGGCGTCTCGCTGCTTCTGTCTGCGTagataaagagatagagagaggtggggggtgggCGGAGAgcaagacgagagagagagagagaggaatcatGGGGGAGAGAGTTAAACGGCGAGGGGCATAGTCACTTTGGATTTACatccttgtgtgtgtttgtgtgtgtgtgtgtgtgtgtgtgtgtgtgtgtgtgtgtgtgtgtgtgtgtgtgtgtgtgtgtgtgtgtgtgtgtgtgtgtgtgtgtgtgtgtgtgttcagggtggCAAGACACATCATTTATCTGGccaaggatttttttttattggtggGTTCAGAGTAGCAGAGTAAAACACACAGTGCGTCATGAAGATCAAAACCTTCTACATCAAAGAGGTCAAATCACTTTTCGTAAAAAAAGAGCAATTTAAAAGAACCCAGTCTAAATGATTATTACAGGTCTATAAAAACTACCATCTGTGGTGATGCATACAGTACCAAATAAAACCACTACTAAAAATAAGAATATAAAAGTACAATTGTATTTATTGCTCTGCATTTTACCCTGCCTCTGACCTATCTCTCTTTTTGCTTCTTTAGGGTCCTCCTCACTGCGGGCCTACCCCCTCCTCTCAGTCATCACGCGGCAGCCCCCCAACCTGCCCCCTCACCtttcccatccctcctcccctggCCGGGTTCCCAACCTGACCCTACTCtccccccagcaccactcccggGTCTCCGAGCCCTCCCACAGCAAGACACCTGTCAGCATCAGCAGCGAGTCAGACACGGAGCACAGCACCCCCCGGCTGAAGAAGCCTAGACGCAGCCGCACCATCTTCACTGAGCTGCAGCTCATGGGCCTGGAGAAGAAGTTCCAGAAACAGAAGTACCTCTCCACCCCTGATAGGTCAGTATCGTATTGCATCTCACCACTGATAGGCCAAAATGAAAGCAGAGTCTGATTGGTTACTTGAAAGAAGCTACCTCCTGATAGATCAGTGTTATACTACCTCTCAAATGTCATACCGTATTTCATTCGGTGACACTCAAGCTGGTGAAAATGAGAAATTCTGTGAAAGCAACCAAACTTCATAAAACATGAAACAAATGCAATAGCTGACTAGAGGATCAGGATCAACATCATAACATTTTGATGTATGTCCTGGGTAATGTGTCATGTAATGTTAAGTTCTCTAATCCAGGCATTACCTCAGCATTCTAGTTGAGACAAGAGTAACGTTTTAACCATAAGCTTTTGAAAGCCTCAACAAAGAAACACTGCTCTATTCAAGAAAATCGGGGCATCTGCCAACacaagcaaacagaaatatactCCATTGATTGACTGCCAATCATGTAATATATGTGCAGGTGTATATAAATTGCATTTAGCTTTATACACTGTATTTAGATGAGGTAATATTCATGTTAATATCCATGTCGTACGTTCCAGCCCCTGGGTCATTTTCGAGACCTGACATACGGCCATAACACATTTTCCATTTTATTTTAAACCCTACTTTCAGATTTGGCCTACCGGACGTATTTCCATTATAACCCAAGTTAATATTGAGCCATAAACCTCAGATTTTCCTTCGGTCGAGCAACAAGAACACCAGACAGCTAGTAAACCTCAGCAACACATGGTTACAACAGCTTGTTCAGAGCGAGAAGATAAATCATTATTTTACTAAAACTCAACAGCCACAAAATGCTTTGAAAATGGTcagttattttttatattgttgtAGATTTGTACTAAAAAGGCACCACTGTATTTACTGGAACTTTACTATTTTAAAACCTGCCTGTTCCTTCTGCTTGGCCCTGAAGAATCTGAAAAATAATTGGGAGAGCATGTTTGTTATCAACCCTGTTGGGGATTTATGAGGCAAAACAGGCGGGGTTGGCTTAAATAGTTTACatgctgtcaacaatctttagtctccaatgtttattgaaaacataaatacatttgtaggatgagcacttgttgtctctaaaacacatcgttacagttgttgattagctagctagccatattagcatagacgtgacatcagtaaaaacacatcaaaacaaaacatggtatcaagaacaagctgaaactagctgaaacaagccaactacgattccccacatggcagcttcttgttatttttgctagctatctggccatccagaatcacaacaacacacggCGTTCTGCCACGTTGAAATATGCGCATTATTGTTGTGAAGTTATCAACTAACCTGTTTATACACATCTCATCCTGGGGAAAACTCCCACAATGCATCTCTTCTTCAATGCAAATCACACTTCTCTGTTCTAGCCAATGAGCCACACCACACCTCCCCTGTGAACTCCCAGGCAGGCTGAGGTAGACTACAACAGCCCAGCGGTGATCCAAACGACCCACCCTGCCCTCACTGACAAATCTGTATAATGCCAATAATCAAATTCCCACTGGCTGTGATGAACTAGTTAAACCCACAGCTGGATGGAAAACATAAACAGAGAAAATCCCCTTTCAAAGCCCACATCACAAGTGTGGCGTGCTCCCCAGTTCACTTTGTTATGATCCAAAGATAACTCCTTGTCTCTGCTTTTTTTTCTTTAGCTATTTCTTGGCTTGGAGACACTGTGGTCTTTGACTGAGACAGTGCTCTGAGGAAAACAGCATATAAAAAGCCCCTAACACCACACCACAGACTGTAATGATTTAAATCATTAGGCAATAATGATTTTATTTAATTGAGATTAGTACAAtcagcatcatcatcattatcattatgCATTAAGCTGCAACTAAAATCCCTGCTGATACAGGTTAGAGACTTGAACAGCAAACAGAGGACTTGTAAGTGCCTCCAGCACAGAGTcattctacagtactgtatgggAGTCTGTTGCTGTAAGTGTGTGGTTTCCCTCCATAGAAGACTAATGACCATAAATAACTGGGGTGCTTTCCCCTCCTGAAATTACTTTCTTTGCCTCCAGTCCCTCCACTGGGCAGTTTGCCTGTATTTTTTGGTGTagagtgttttttttaaagtatgcACACACACTCTTCTTCTGCACTCAATCATTGAGGCCGTGCggctgtctatactgtctacagTTGTATGGACTGAAGTTCCCTCTATGTAATACTTTCAAATCAGGTCAGATAGACATGGTGAGGGCGGGAAAGAAGGGAGGATGAGAAGATAGGAAGAGGAGACAAGATCAGAGGGTAAGCTGATGGATCAGTAGtaatctagtctctctctctctctctctctctctctctctctccctctccctcccacacccctctctctctctctctctctctctctctctctctttacatcaAATGAAAGCCAGTTCCACTCATTTGAGTGTGAAGGACTTGAGATTTCAAAAACCAGATAAAGCCCCCTCCCTCTGTAGGCTGATCCGTCTTTCACTGACCCCCTTCCTGGGATATCATGTTACACGCCAACCAATATCCTTATTAGTCATGGATCAGAACATGTGGTGGAAGTGTCCAGGATTCCATACCCCCCTGAACATCCAGATACAGATGCTTTGATTGGATAACTGAACTCCCTTACAGATGTTCAATAAGGGTTATCCTATATGCTGCAGGTGTAAAGTCTCTCTCTGGACCATAAGAGGGTGTATCAAAGAGACTACAGTACTTTGATGCACCATGCCAGAATGTGGTTATAAAGTCATGGTTAGGATGCAAGCTGGTCTCCAAAGGGAACGCTACCTAGATGATACAATATATATGGCTGATGATGGCATGCATTTCAGGGCAGGGTAGTCAACAGGTGATTGGAAAGATAAAGTAACTCATTCATTTTAGTTTGATTACTCCAGCTACACCCTCTCTGTGTAAATCAGTTGTCTATCTCCTGCTGCTTTTCATCTTATAAAGAATGAACTCAAGTTTCAAAAACATGTACACTGA is a window encoding:
- the LOC115206442 gene encoding homeobox protein BarH-like 2, producing MHCQAELRLSSPVQLKAARRRYKTFMIDEILSKETCDYFEKLSLYSVCPSLVVRPKPLHSCSGSSSLRAYPLLSVITRQPPNLPPHLSHPSSPGRVPNLTLLSPQHHSRVSEPSHSKTPVSISSESDTEHSTPRLKKPRRSRTIFTELQLMGLEKKFQKQKYLSTPDRLDLAQSLGLTQLQVKTWYQNRRMKWKKMVLKGGQEAPTKPKGRPKKNSIPTTEEIEAEERLARLAEDERMRIAAEEALAHGKAPQSEPQNLSTVAGARETQNPTAVSEGQVQREQPLPMQSETHTTS